The stretch of DNA ACCGGCGCACTCTACACACCGCTCCCAACCCCGTCAAGCATTAGATATAATTCCCCTCTGAAAACAGAACATTCAGCCCGCCCACGTGATAGAGACCGAACACCGTTACCACAATGCCCGCTGTCATCAGCAGTGTGTACTGCAGCACGTCCGCCCACACCGCCGCCAGCAGCCCCCCGTAGACCGTGTATATCCCCGAGACCACCGCCAGCAAAACAATCGCCCAGAGCACGGGCAGCTCCGGGTAGAAGACGCTGACCGCTTTGGCCCCTGCGAAAAGAACCCCACCCAGCATGGCGAACACGAGCCCGACGATCATGACCACGGCATAAATGTAACGGCAAAAGCTGTTGAAACGACGCTCCAGGAACTCGGGCATCGTCGCCACTTTGCCCCGCATATAGAAAGGAAGAAAGACCCAGATCAAAAGCGTAAACGTCGCAACGTTACCCCACTCCCAATTGGCCACAGCCATCCCGTACAGAAACCCCCAGCCCACCATGCCGATGAAGTGTTCAGTGGAGATGTTCGAGGCGATAAAGGAAGCGCCGACGACATACCAGGGCAGCTTTTTCGAGGCCAGAAAGTAGTCGGATGCTGACTTGGTCTTACTGCGGGCGGCAATGGTGGTGGCGAATATCACGACGCCGACGAAATAGGAGAAGAAGATCAGCACGTCAACGGTGCTCATGAGTTACTCCCTTTGATGGAGCGGATGGTCTCCTCGACTCGCCATCGGCTCAGGCGGAAGCTCTCATCAACATGTCCCATGAGCAATCCGGGTGGAATGGTCGGTGATGCTGAAGGTTTGGAGCAGGGGACTCAGACTGTGTATTGGGGGATCTTGAGCAACTCACCATCTTTGAGCGCGGACTGGTGGGAGACCACCCCCGCCACCGACATGTTGAGCGCCCAGGCGACGTTCACCAGCGGGGTGCGGTCCTGGAGGATCGCCGTGACGAACTCGTTCATAAGATAGCCATGGGAACCACCGTGGCCGCCGGGGTCGACGGACGGCGGTAGCGGCGGTTTCGCCAGGTTCAGGCCAGCCACCTTCCGCTCCGGGGAGATGGCTATGCCATCCATCGAACCTTTTTCTCCGCGGACGCGGCCCATTTCGCCCCCGTTGCCGGGGGTGTCCCAACTTACGGCCATACGGGCCATACCTCCTTCGCTGGTGCGCATCAGGGCGATTTCAGTGCCGAAGGGGTTCCCGAATGCATTGTTCTCTTTCTGAAGGTGCGGGATGGCACTGGGAATGCCCATGCACGACACTTCCGTAAAGCTTCCTCCGGTCACGCACGTGTAGTAGGCGTTGGAGTGAGTCGGGTAAAACTGGGGCGGCAGGCCGACACGCCATCCCTTGTAGGAGTCGATGGGCGTGGCCATATAGTGATAGTACTCGCCCTCCGAATAGACCATCTTTCCAAACTCGCCCGCATTATAGAGGGCACGCATGGCATAGCACTCGCCGTGAAAGGCCGACGTCTCAAACATCATGTACTTGAGTCCGGATCTCTTCACCGCCTCGAAGACACGGTCGGCCTCTTCGAGCGACCCGAACACGGCGGGTACCGCGGTACAGACATGCTTCCCGTGCTCAAGAGCATCGATGCAGTGTTGTGCATGGCTGGGCGCGTCGGTGGCGACGAAAATCGCTTCCAGGGAATCGTCTTTCACCATCTCCTCAAGGCTCGGGTAGGTCCTTTCACAGCGGCATGCCTTCGCCAAGCCTTGGCATCGTTCGGGGATCAAGTCGGTGACCGCCGCCACCTCTACGTTGGGATGGTCCTGGAAACCGAAATGCGCCCCGAACTTGCAGACTCCATAGCCGGCGATGCCGACGCGTATCTTTCGTTCGGACACGGGCCGCCACACCGCATCATTCCGGAGCGTGGTATCCGTATCGTCGAACCCTTGAATCGTCTTTTCCTGTGCCGCGTTGGCCTGCAGGCTCAGGCCGCTCACGCCGGCCACGTATGTGGATGCCGCCACGGTTTTGAGAAAAGTTCTTCGAGATTTGTTGGGTATCATTCTTGACTCCTATCGCTTCGAAGAAAAAGGAGGGGCGATTTCCAATCGCCCGGTCTTCGTCGCCAAGTTTGTCACACTGGAGTTCGGCGGTTAGGAAACCGCCGCTCCTTTCCTTTTTTCTGCCGGGCGTCCGCCGGCCCGGGCCGGTGGGGAAGCTTCTGCGATAGTTATCGGATTGCTCTAACCTACGAAAAAAGTCACCAAGTGCGTTCTCTTCACTGCTTCTGTCTTCATAGCAAGCAGCCTGCTATTCTTCAACACCGTCGAATGATCTGGGGTGACGGGCGGCGCGGGGTACGAGGTTAAGGGATGATGAGAGTCGCCTACATGTTGAGGATTCGAGAGGGGATGGAGGAAGAGTACGTGGAGGCCCACCGGAATGTCTGGCCGGACCTGATCCAACACCTGCAGGACGTGGGTTTTCACAACTATTCGATCTTCAAGCGGGGGCTCGACCTCTTTGTCTACGTGGAAGTTGAGGATTTCGAGCGATCGCTGGAAGCCTTGGTCACCCACCCACTTTATGAAAAATGGGCCGAAAAAATGGAGCCCATCATGGAAAGGCATCCGGCCTGCCGCGAAGGCGAGATGTTTCCCATTCTGACCGAGGTGTTTCACGTCGAGTGATGGTCGATTGCATGGGTTCTATAGTGAAAGCGCCGATATGAGAATTGGCGGCTGCACATTTGCTTTTGGTCCCCGCAGTCTGGAAGAGGCCGCTTCCGTACTTGCCGACTTTGGATTCCAGACCATCGATTTGGGCGTCTGCAGCAACGAGAATGCCCAAGTCGATCCCCTCGTGGCTGCCGGCGACCCGGATGGCTCTGCCGATCAGGTATTGCGCGCATTGGAACCGTGGGGATTTGAACTGAACGAATGCTTCGTCCTGGACTTTGGAGATACGGTCAATCATCCCGACCCCGAGATCCGGGCCAGGACACGGCGTCTTTTCCCGGGCCTGGTCCGGTTTGCCAGCAAAGTCGGGTGTAGAAGCATCATGTTGATTCCGGGAGTAGTACACGCTGAACTGGGCCGGCAGCAGTCCTTCCAGTTGTCTGCGAAGGAGTTGAGGGCATTGGTGGGAATCGCCAATGACGCCGGGCTGGATCTCAATATCGAAGCTTGCGAGCCGTCGGTGGTTGAAGATCCTCAGGACGCTCTCCGGATCTGCCGGGAAGTGCCTGGGCTCGGGCTCACTCTGGACTATTCGCACTTTGTCGACCCCGGGCATTCCCAAGCCGAAGTCGAGCCGTTGCATGCCTACGCCAGAAACTTCCACATTCGCCAGGCAGCTCCGGGCAAACGGGTCGAGACGGTCGAAGAGGGGACGATCGACTTCGGGAGGATATTCGAATTGCTGAAGTCTTCCGCCTACAACGGAGTCGTCGCGGTCGAATACGTCGATTGCGATGAAACGACGGCATGCGGCGTAGACGTCATGGCCGAGACCCCCAAGATGAAACGGGAGGTCGAGAGACTTCTTCAAATGTAGGGCGGGGCAATGCCCGGCCCCGAAGCGGGATTAGTCACGCCGCTTGTCGAAGTATGATCAGGGAGCGCGGCGGCAGTACGAACCTCTTCCCGGGCGGCGCCGAATCGTCGGCAACGGAAAAATAGGAATCGGCCGTTTCAACTTGCGCCGATGTTCTCGCGTAGTTCGCCAGCACCAGGTGGGTTTCGAGATTCACGAACACGGACGCCACAAAGTCACCGGCCGGCCGCTTGGCCAGCAATGGGCTGTTTTCGATCTCCAGGTAGGCGTATGTGCCCGGTTCGACCAGAGGGTAATACCACTTGAGCCACTGCGCGTGGGAAGTTCGGATGCTGGGTCTGCCGGGAAAGGCGTCCCAGGGACCGTAACTGTAGGGTCCGTCGGGGTTTGCCTGGTGGAAGCGCCATCTCTCCCGCCAATTGTCAAGCAGGCGGTGCGGCTGGTAGTCAACGCCCGGAATGACGGACCTCTCGCCCGTGAAGGGCCGGCCCGCCAGAAGCCCTGGAAACTGCATAAATGGAACGGTGTGCAGGAACATCTCCTCGTCGCTTTCCAGTTTTCCATCGCGCCAGTCGAAAATAGGGACCAGATATGGATCATGCCTCTTGGTTTCCTCCCGCAGCCGGTCCGCATTCGATAGGCCCTCTCCCACCCACAGATAGTCCCAGAGTTGTTCCGACGTACTCGGGTGCTGGGAATCATGCAGATGAATCTTGTAGATGCCGCCTCGCCGTTTGACCTCGTAGTAGATCAGGGAGAGCATGTCGCCCAAGGCTCCGTCAACTTCCGGGCTTTCCTCGAAGGCCAGCACCTCATCGCTTGTGGCGAGTTCCGGGTCGCGGTGCAAACGCCTGGAACCGGCGTCGTTGTAAAGGCCATCGATCTCATACTCGTCCATGAGCCCCAGAGTCCGCGGGAGAACGTAGGCCCGCCAGCCGGCGCTGGCCGCGGAGCAATGCACCAACTGCCAGTGAGCCGCCTTGGTCGAGAATCCGGGCCGAGCCCACTCAGGATTGTATTCAGGGTCCGTGATCTGGAAGTGGCCCGTCGAAGTGTAGAGGAGGATTTTCATGCCCCTCTGGTGGACCATGTCGATGAATCTCCTGAGGCCGGCCGGATTGACGGACGTATATTTGTCACCGCCGAAAAGCCGGAGCAAATCGTTCCAATCCTCCATGACCTGGACGAGTCGAATGCCGTTGTTCCAAAGCTCGTCCAATTGGCGCTCGTCATACTCGTCCGGATCCCAGGGTTTTCGGCAGGGGTATTCGCCCAGGTTGTAGACTGCCTGACCCGGAATGTAGTCGGTGATGAGGTGCCTTCGAGCGTATTTCGGGATGGCTGCCTCGCAGCGGGCGATGTTTTTCAGTCGCCGCCGATGATCCTCAGCGGTGTAGGAACTCAGAACCGGCGGAGATTCGACTTTCCGGCCTCTCGCGGTTTTGGGACTCCCAAGGGAGATCCGCCCGCTTGTGGCAGCGCCCGCCAGTCCCGACCCGACCCCGAGTTCGATGAATTTACGTCTCAGCATTTTCGTGGCTCCTCATGAATAGAACTCCGTAAGACTGTTTCCAGTCCGGGATGCAGCCTTGTGGATGAAGGGTCTGCGGCCAATTATAGTCCCGGTAGTCCGGTACGATCATGCAGCAGGTAGTCAAGTGAGCGGCCGGGGGGTGGGCCGCAAGTCAGAGCCCACTTCCATGATGCCCGTGCGGCTTGACATAACCTCTGTATCGACTGTACTTTAGGCGAAATCACCGTACCGTGGCAGACAATACTCCAGAGAGTGAATTGAGTTGATCCTTTTCAGGGTGCTCGCAGCAAACCTGGCCTTTCTGATGGGGCTTGGCGTCCTCTTGGGCGCGTCACCTCCCGGTCACGAACCTCCCGCAGCAGTTCGGGAAATCCTGGAGTCCAAGTGTCTTTCCTGCCATGACGAATCGACCAGAATGAGCGGCTTCTCCATCGAGAGCCTGGAGTCGATTCTGCAGGGAGGCGCCCGGCATGGAGCCGCCGTCGAACCGGGCCGGCCCGAGGACAGCCCGCTCGTCCACCTCCTGCGGGGCCGACTGACACCGCGGATGCCCTTCGACTCGTCGGTGTCGCTGCCCGAGAGTGACATTGCGGCGATTGAAGCCTGGATCCGGGAACTGAAGCCGGACAGTGAAGCCGGTCACGGGCGCGACTTCTGGGCCTTCAAGAAGCCCGTCCGACCCACGATCCCGGCCGTCCAGGCGAGAGACTGGGCGAGGAACGAGATCGACCACTTCATTCTCAAGAGGCTCGAGAACAAGGAGTTGTCTCCCTCACCCGAGGCCCAACGCAGTGTTCTCATTCGCCGACTCTATTTCAACCTGATCGGACTGCCGCCTCCGTACGAAGAGGTCGAAAAGTTTGTCGCTGATCCCTCTCCCACCGCCTACGAGGATCTGGTCGACCGTCTGCTGGCCGATCCGCGCTACGGTGAACGCTGGGCCCGTCACTGGCTGGACCTGGCTCGCTATGCGGACACCAACGGCTACGAAGGGGATCGGGATTTTCCGCATGCCTGGCGTTACCGGGACTACGTGATCGACGCTTTCAACCATGACAAACCTTACGACCGGTTCGTCAAGGAACAGATCGCGGGCGACGAGTTCTTCAAAGTCACTTCCGCGGCGGGTTATCCGCCGCCGGCAGAACCGGAGCAGGCGGTCGCACTCACCTTTCTTCGACTGGCCCCTTTTACGGAGCCGCGCGGAGAGGAATCCCGCGACCTGTTGCTGAGCGAAATGGCGACCACCGTCAGCACCGTCTTCCTGGGTCTGACCATGGGTTGCGCCAAATGTCACGACCACAAGTACGACCCGATCCCGGCCCGGGACTTCTACCGGATGAAGGCCTTCTTCGCGGCGGTCAGGATTCCGAGGGCCAAGATCGAGGTCGGCGGACCGCTTCCCGCCGAGTTTTACCGCCCCGGAGACAAGGCGCGATTCGACGCGCGCCGGGCTCAGCACGAAAACCGGCTGAAGGATTTGAAGGCGCAATCGGAAAGCTTCAATCAGCCCCTTTTGGAACGGCTGAAAGCCGTCAAGCTCCGTGAATCTTCGAAACTGGAAGACCAGCCGGGCCGTGAGCCCGTCGTGACGCTCCGCGATCTGAAGAAAGCCATCAACAACGAAGCGGACAATACGGTTGGGTTTGAGAAGCAGGAGGAGTTGTTCTCGCCGGCGGAGAAGGAAAAGTTCAATCGGTACACCTCCGATATCCTGGCTCTCGAAAGGGCTGTCGAGCGGCTTGAGCCGATGGCCATGTCCCTGACCAACTTCGACGGCCCCCCGTACGCACCCAGCGTTCCCACCATCTACGTCCTCAACCGGGGACAGCATGACCAACCGGGAGAACCGGTCGAGCCGGGATTTCCCAGTGCCGTCACGGGTCACTCCGAACCCGCAACCATTGAAATCGATCGTTACAAGAAACATCCGAGCCGGGGCCGCCGCATGGCTCTGGCGAGCTGGATCGCCAGTTCGGAGAATCCGCTGACGGCGCGCGTCATGGTCAACCGTCTCTGGCAGTTCAACTTCGGCCGCGGCATAGTGGAAACGGCAAGCAACTTTGGGATGAACGGCAGGCTTCCGACTCATCCCGAGTTGCTGGATTGGCTGGCCCTTCGTTTCGTCGAGGAAAAATGGAGCATCAAGGCCATCCAAAGGTTGATCCTGACTTCGAGCACCTTCCGTCAGTCATCCTTGCGGGGTAACCTGATGGCTGAAGAAATCGACCCCGAAAACAGGTTGCTATGGCGTTTTGACCGGCGCCGACTGGAAGCCGAAGTCCTTCGAGACACGATATTGGAGGTGAGCGGACACCTGAATGGAGAAAGAGGCGGCCCGCCGGTCTTTCCGCCGCTGCCGGACGGGTTGGCCCAGCAGCTTTCGGCCGAAACCCGCGGGGCGGCCCGCTGGGACACATCCCACGGGGCTGATGCATGGAAACGGAGCGTTTACGTTTACCAGCGACGCTCACAGCCGCTGCCTTTCCTGGAAGTTTTCGACTCGCCTCCCCTGACGCTTCCGTGCGAACGCCGGGAAACGTCGGTCACCCCGTTGCAGGCTCTGACCATGTACGATAGTGGTTTCGTGAATACGGAAGCCGAAGCCATCGCCGAACGAATTGCCAGAGAGAGCAGCGCTGAAAACGGCGGACATGTCCGGAGAGCGTTCCAACTGGCGTTCGGACGCAATCCGGACCCGGATGAACTCAACGAGGCTCAAAGATTCGTCAGCACCCGGGAATCCGGCCGGGAGGCCTTGGTGGCCCTGTGCCGGGTTCTCTTGAACAGTAACGAGTTACTCTATGTCGACTAGGAGTACGTCGTGAAGAAAAGAGCAGAAGTTCCGCAGTTTTCCGCGAATCAATGGAGTGGCCAGTGTTCCGGTTTCGGTCCCAATGCCCACTCTCGCCGGGAATTCCTGTCCCGTTCCTACAACGGGATCGGAGCCCTCGCCCTGGCCGGGATTCTCGCCGAGCGGTTGGGTGCGTCACCGACGCTGCAAAGTCCGCTCGCCGCCCGTGCACCGCACTTTCCCCGCAAGGCAAAGCACTGCATTTTCCTCTTCATGTCCGGAGGCGTGAGCCAGATGGACACCTTCGACTACAAGCCGGCACTGAAGGAATACGCGGGACGGCGGGTTCCCAAAATGACCGGCTTCAGCGGTGAAATCGACGGATTTCTGAATACGCCCCACCAGGTCATTCCCAGCCCCTGGGAATTCAAGAGGGCCGGTAAGTCGGGACACCATATTTCCACCCTGTTTCCGCACCTCAGCGAATGTGTCGACGACCTGGCATTCATTTTCGGCATCGAGGTGGATAACAACAATCACGGACCGGCCACGCTCCATGTGAACACCGGCTCGCAGTTTCCGGGCGACCCTTCAGTCGGCGCCTGGATCACCTACGGGTTGGGGAGCTCCAATCAGAATCTTCCCGGCTACGTCGTCATTCAGGACCCGAGGGGAGCTCCCATCAACGGCGCGGCCGTGCGCGGAAGCGGATACTTGCCCGCTTCATATCAAGGGACCCTCTTTCGCTCCGTCGGCACACCCATTCTCGACCTGAAACCGCCGGTAAGGATCAGTCGAAGACAGCAGCGTGAAGAGTTCGACCTGTTGACGTGGCTCAACCGCCGGCATCAGGCCGGCCGGCCGGCCGCCGCGGAGCTGGAGGCCCGCATCAACGCCTATGAACTGGCTTTCCGCATGCAGGCCGAAGCCCCGGAAGTTGTGGATCTGTCCAAGGAATCGGAAGTAACCAAGAAGATGTACGGCCTTGACAATCCGCTTACGGAGGCATTCGGACGTCAATGCCTGCTGGCCAAGCGCCTGGTGCAAAAGGGAGTCCGCTACAGTCTCGTGGTTCACGGAGTCGAGAACGGCAAGAGCAGTTGGGACGACCACGGCAATATCAAGGGCCGGCTTCCACGGCACTGTATCGAGGTGGATCAACCCGTCGCCGCGCTGCTCAAGGACCTGAAGAGGGAGGGACTGCTGGAAGAGACGCTTGTCGTCTGGGCGTCTGAAATGGGGCGCACCTCTTTCATCAACGATCTGTACGGCGACAAGCCCGGCCGGGACCATAATCAGTATGGACTGTGCATGTGGCTGGCCGGCGGAGACGTCAAGGGCGGTTCACGAGTCGGCGAGACGGATGATTTCGGCATCGGCCAAATCGGCCAACCCATTCACATGCGCGACGTCCACGCGACCATCTTGAATCTCCTCGGTCTTCATGACGAACGGCTGACCTACCTCCATGACGGCCGCTTCAGAAGGCTCACCGATATCGGTGGAAAGGTTCTCGACACAATCATCGCCTAGAAAGCGATTTGCATCTTTCCTTCCCGCGAGTCTGGCGGGCTGACCCGGCGCTCCGTCCGCGTTGACACTCTGCGGGCCCCTGTGCTAGTTATTGCCATCTCCGGCGGTCACCTGAGAAATTCCCAAAACAAAGGACGAGTGCATGGCGCCAAAGAGTCGACACCTGTTTAGCTCGGAATCGGTCACCGAAGGGCATCCGGACAAGATCGCGGACCAGATTTCCGATGGCGTTCTCGACGCGGTCCTGACGGTAGACCCTCAGGGACGCGTGGCCTGCGAGACCCTGGTGACGACCGGCCTGGTGGTCATCGCCGGAGAGATCACGACCACAGGCTCTCTGGACTATCCCAAGATCGCTCGGGAAGTCATCCGGGACGTGGGATATACGCGCGCCAAGTACGGGTTCGACTGCGAGACCTGCGGTGTGATCTGCTCCGTGGACCGGCAGTCGCCCGATATCGCCTTGGGAGTGGACACCGGGGGAGCCGGCGACCAGGGTCTGATGTTTGGCTACGCCTGCACCGAGACCCCTCAGTTGATGCCGCTGCCCATCATGCTGGCCCACGCCCTCACCCGCCGTCTGTCCGAGTCCCGGCGTCAGGGAACGCTGGACTGGCTGCGTCCCGACGGAAAGTCGCAGGTGACGGTGGAATACGACGGGACGGAACCGGTCCGTGTCGACACCGTCGTGGTCTCGACGCAGCACAGCCCCGACGTCTCCTACGGGGATCTGTGCGACGGCATACGGGAACACGTCATCTGCTCAGTTGTCCCTGCCGGACTCATGGACGGCGGAACGACCATCCACATCAATCCGACGGGGCGGTTCGTGACGGGCGGTCCCCAGGGTGACTGCGGCGTGACGGGCCGGAAGATCATCGTCGACACCTACGGTGGCATGGGAGGGCACGGAGGGGGCGCTTTCTCGGGGAAGGACCCGTCCAAGGTCGACCGTTCCGCCTCCTACATGGCCCGTTACATCGCCAAGAATTGTGTCGCCGCGGGACTTGCCCAACGCTTGAAGGTTCAACTGGCCTATGCCATCGGCGTGGCCGAACCGGTTTCCGTCGCCGTGGACGCGGAAGGGACCGAATCCGTGGCCGAGGAGACCATCGGAAACCTGGTTCAGGAGCACTTCCGTCTGACCCCCAGGGACATCATCGAGACCCTGCAGCTCAGGCGTCCCATCTTCCGGCGGACGGCCGCCTTCGGGCACTTCGGCCGGGAGGAGGAGGGCTTCGCCTGGGAACGGACCGACCGGGCCGACGCCCTGCGACAAGCCGCCGGACTCTAAGGAGGGGCGATTTCCAATCGCCCAGTCTTCGTCGCCAAGTTTGTTAGTCAGGGGTTCGGCGATTGGAAATCGCCGCTCCTGCGGGAGGGGAGGCGAGCCGAAGAGGGTACCCGCCAGGGGTGCCCCTACGAACGTCTCTCCGGTAGACTGTGCCCACCGTGAGAGAGTCTGCCGAACTGGCCGGAGCCATCGAGGAAATCCTGGAAAGCGGCCGCGGCGCCGTCCTGGCGACCGTCATCGAGATCACCGGCTCGGCGTACCGCCGGCAGGGGGCCAAGCTCGTCATCGGCTCCGACGGCGACTTCCGGGGCATGATCTCGGGAGGATGCCTCGAACCGGAAGTCGCCCGGGCGGCAAGCCGGGTCTTCAAGACGGGACAAGCCGCGACGGAGGTGTTCGACCTCACCGAGGACGCCATCTGGGGACTGCGTTTAGGTTGCGGAGGAGTGGTTCGGGTCCTGTTGGAGCCCATCGGACGGGATCCGGTCTGGAAACGTTGGCTGAGCGCCCTGAGCAACGGCGAAAGGGCGGTTCGGGCCGTCATCTGCGATCCGGACCCGGAACCCGGGTCCCTGGGGCGTTGGCTTCTTTTGGCTCCCGGAGAGCCGCCGGCGGGTCCCCTGGCCGAGGAAGCGTTGGGCCGGGAAGTGCTCCCGGCAGCCCGCAGGATCCTGGGGCGGCCGCTCCCCCAGTCCCGGGTCTACGCCTCGGGAAATACCCGAGTCTTTCTGGACGTCAATCGCCCCCCCTTGGAGCTGGTCGTCTTCGGGGCCGGCATGGACGCGGTGCCGGTGGTCCGGTTGGCGCTGAGTCTGGGCTTTTCCGTGAACGTCGTCGATCCCCGGCCCTCCTTGAACCGGCCGGAGCGCTTCCCGGGTGCGCGGACCACCATCTCCCATCCCACGGAATTCCCGGAGAAGGTGGCGATGCCCGCCGGCAGCTACGCCCTGATCATGAACCACCAGTTGGACCGGGACGGCGCCGGGATCCGCTACGCCTTGGAGAGCGGGGCTCTCTACGTGGGTGTGTTGGGACCTCGACCGCGGTTCCAGAAGCTCATGGACGAGCTGACCGACGAGGGTTTTCGCCCCCGCAGGGATGCCTTGGATCGGATTCACAACCCGGTGGGGCTGGACATCGGAGCCGAGGGCCCGGACCAGATCGCCGTCAGCATCCTGGCGGAGATCCTGGCCGTCCACAACGGCTTCGGCGGCGGTTTCCTGGCGGCGCGATCCGGGGGGATCCACGAAGTGTCCCCTGCGCCGTAATCCGGCGTGGGAGGGATGAAAACAGGACTCGCGGCGCACTCCGTCACTGGATCCAGTAATCGTCTTTCCGGTTCCGCCTCTCCTCGTCCATCACCCGGAATCGGCTGCGTATGCGTTTCAGCCGCCACCGATGGTATGCCTGGCGTACGGCTCCGAGCGAGAGCCAGCGCTTCAGGTAGAGAAAGGCGAAGATCATGCCGCCCAGGTGGGCGACGTGGGCGATGGTGCTGCCAGGCGAACCGAGGGCCGACAGGAAGGCGATGAGTCCTATGCCGGCCACGAAGTACTTCACCTTGACCGGCAAAAGGAAGTAGAGATAGATCCGGCGATTGGGAAACATCATGCCGTAGGCCATCAGGATCCCGTAGACCGACCCGCTGGCTCCGATGGTGGGGACCGTTCCCCACGGGTCCGCCACGACCGACAGCAGGCCTGCTCCGATTCCGGTGATCAGGAAGAAGCGCAGGAACTGCCGGCTGCCCCAGTACCGTTCCAGCTCGCGCCCGAACATCCAGAGCGTGAACATGTTCCAGAACAGGTGCCAGAAGTCGGCGTGGAGAAAGAGGTACGTTCCCAGTTGCCAGATGTAGAGATTTGCCAGGACCGCTATGGGAATCAGCCCGAAGATGTGCAAGAGGCTCGGACCGGCGGCCCACTGGTAGAGAAAGACGAGTCCGCAGCCGATGACCAGGTACTTGACCATGGGGGTCATGGTGGGACCGATCGTCACATGGTACCCGGGACCAAACCGCACTCATGAATCATAGCATGCCTGCCTCGACGTCCCGGTTTCCTGGATTTGTTTCCCGACTAAGGAAGGGCGATTTCCAATCGCCCGGTTCCCCCTCGTTTGCCGACGTCCAAGAATCGGCGGTTAGGAAACCGCCGCTCCCAAATTTCCCGTGGTTTCCACGAAAAGTGATTGACAGTCTTCGCAGGCGGTTGAAGAATAGGGGGCGCCCTGAGTTGGCGCCTCTGGTCACCGTTGTTCGAGGCCCTTGATGCAGCTATCGGGAACCCACCGACTGGCCTTATCCCGTCTCCGAGTCTGGCAGCTATTGAACGATCCCCAGGTGTTGGCCCGGGCCACTCCCGGCGTCAAGACTCTGGTGCCGGACGGGGAAGACCGTTTCAGAGCGGAGTTGGAGTTGGCCCTGGGTCCGATTCGCGGCGTCTTCGGCGGAAACGTGGAAGTTCGCGACAAGAAGGAGCCTTCGGACCTGACCCTGCGGGTCCAGGGAAACGGCACCGTGGGCGGAATCCGGGCCGAGGGAAAGCTGAGGCTGGAAGAGGACGGCCAGGAGACGGTGGTCCACTACCAGGGGAATGCCCTGGTGGCCGGGACCCTGGCGGCCGTCGGCAGCCGTCTCTTTTCCGGAATGGCCCGGAAGCTGGCGGCGGAATTTTTCGAAAATCTTCAACGGGAGGGGCGCGAGTGAATCGTCGCAAACCATCCCTGGTTTCGAACTACCATCCAAGGAGGTAGAAGATGGCACAAGTGTCCATTGAGGTTCGAGTCAATGGGTCGACCCATCGAAGGGAGGTGGAGCCGCGATTGCTCCTGGTTCACTTCCTTCGGGACGTTTTGGGTCTGACCGGGACTCACGTCGGTTGTGA from Acidobacteriota bacterium encodes:
- a CDS encoding Gfo/Idh/MocA family oxidoreductase, which codes for MIPNKSRRTFLKTVAASTYVAGVSGLSLQANAAQEKTIQGFDDTDTTLRNDAVWRPVSERKIRVGIAGYGVCKFGAHFGFQDHPNVEVAAVTDLIPERCQGLAKACRCERTYPSLEEMVKDDSLEAIFVATDAPSHAQHCIDALEHGKHVCTAVPAVFGSLEEADRVFEAVKRSGLKYMMFETSAFHGECYAMRALYNAGEFGKMVYSEGEYYHYMATPIDSYKGWRVGLPPQFYPTHSNAYYTCVTGGSFTEVSCMGIPSAIPHLQKENNAFGNPFGTEIALMRTSEGGMARMAVSWDTPGNGGEMGRVRGEKGSMDGIAISPERKVAGLNLAKPPLPPSVDPGGHGGSHGYLMNEFVTAILQDRTPLVNVAWALNMSVAGVVSHQSALKDGELLKIPQYTV
- a CDS encoding sugar phosphate isomerase/epimerase, translated to MRIGGCTFAFGPRSLEEAASVLADFGFQTIDLGVCSNENAQVDPLVAAGDPDGSADQVLRALEPWGFELNECFVLDFGDTVNHPDPEIRARTRRLFPGLVRFASKVGCRSIMLIPGVVHAELGRQQSFQLSAKELRALVGIANDAGLDLNIEACEPSVVEDPQDALRICREVPGLGLTLDYSHFVDPGHSQAEVEPLHAYARNFHIRQAAPGKRVETVEEGTIDFGRIFELLKSSAYNGVVAVEYVDCDETTACGVDVMAETPKMKREVERLLQM
- a CDS encoding PSD1 and planctomycete cytochrome C domain-containing protein, whose product is MLAANLAFLMGLGVLLGASPPGHEPPAAVREILESKCLSCHDESTRMSGFSIESLESILQGGARHGAAVEPGRPEDSPLVHLLRGRLTPRMPFDSSVSLPESDIAAIEAWIRELKPDSEAGHGRDFWAFKKPVRPTIPAVQARDWARNEIDHFILKRLENKELSPSPEAQRSVLIRRLYFNLIGLPPPYEEVEKFVADPSPTAYEDLVDRLLADPRYGERWARHWLDLARYADTNGYEGDRDFPHAWRYRDYVIDAFNHDKPYDRFVKEQIAGDEFFKVTSAAGYPPPAEPEQAVALTFLRLAPFTEPRGEESRDLLLSEMATTVSTVFLGLTMGCAKCHDHKYDPIPARDFYRMKAFFAAVRIPRAKIEVGGPLPAEFYRPGDKARFDARRAQHENRLKDLKAQSESFNQPLLERLKAVKLRESSKLEDQPGREPVVTLRDLKKAINNEADNTVGFEKQEELFSPAEKEKFNRYTSDILALERAVERLEPMAMSLTNFDGPPYAPSVPTIYVLNRGQHDQPGEPVEPGFPSAVTGHSEPATIEIDRYKKHPSRGRRMALASWIASSENPLTARVMVNRLWQFNFGRGIVETASNFGMNGRLPTHPELLDWLALRFVEEKWSIKAIQRLILTSSTFRQSSLRGNLMAEEIDPENRLLWRFDRRRLEAEVLRDTILEVSGHLNGERGGPPVFPPLPDGLAQQLSAETRGAARWDTSHGADAWKRSVYVYQRRSQPLPFLEVFDSPPLTLPCERRETSVTPLQALTMYDSGFVNTEAEAIAERIARESSAENGGHVRRAFQLAFGRNPDPDELNEAQRFVSTRESGREALVALCRVLLNSNELLYVD
- a CDS encoding L-rhamnose mutarotase — encoded protein: MMRVAYMLRIREGMEEEYVEAHRNVWPDLIQHLQDVGFHNYSIFKRGLDLFVYVEVEDFERSLEALVTHPLYEKWAEKMEPIMERHPACREGEMFPILTEVFHVE
- a CDS encoding DUF1501 domain-containing protein; the encoded protein is MKKRAEVPQFSANQWSGQCSGFGPNAHSRREFLSRSYNGIGALALAGILAERLGASPTLQSPLAARAPHFPRKAKHCIFLFMSGGVSQMDTFDYKPALKEYAGRRVPKMTGFSGEIDGFLNTPHQVIPSPWEFKRAGKSGHHISTLFPHLSECVDDLAFIFGIEVDNNNHGPATLHVNTGSQFPGDPSVGAWITYGLGSSNQNLPGYVVIQDPRGAPINGAAVRGSGYLPASYQGTLFRSVGTPILDLKPPVRISRRQQREEFDLLTWLNRRHQAGRPAAAELEARINAYELAFRMQAEAPEVVDLSKESEVTKKMYGLDNPLTEAFGRQCLLAKRLVQKGVRYSLVVHGVENGKSSWDDHGNIKGRLPRHCIEVDQPVAALLKDLKREGLLEETLVVWASEMGRTSFINDLYGDKPGRDHNQYGLCMWLAGGDVKGGSRVGETDDFGIGQIGQPIHMRDVHATILNLLGLHDERLTYLHDGRFRRLTDIGGKVLDTIIA